One region of Streptomyces capillispiralis genomic DNA includes:
- a CDS encoding carbohydrate ABC transporter permease, with amino-acid sequence MTTNSLPVRTDTPVRTPVEKPAGRGGRRLLRQGAGRQHHAGPLAYVLLVVMAVLSIFPLYWTMVAASTDNTRVSQTPPPFLPGPNLFSNLARAWDEAAMGKAMINSLIVAGVIALSTVMFATLAGFAFAKLRFKGRNVLLMLVIGTMMVPPQLGVVPLFMMMSELGWSQQLPAVIFPTLVSAVGVFFMRQYLSEALPDELVEAGRVDGAHSLRIFWSIVLPVARPAMAVLFMITFVHAWNDFFWPFVVLDMTNPTVPVALTQLSAGYVRDQSLIMAGALLGTLPLLAMFVVFGRQIVSGIMAGAVKG; translated from the coding sequence ATGACCACCAACAGTCTCCCGGTCCGGACGGACACCCCGGTCCGGACCCCCGTCGAGAAGCCGGCCGGCCGCGGCGGCCGCCGGCTGCTGCGCCAGGGCGCCGGCCGCCAGCACCACGCCGGCCCGCTCGCCTACGTCCTGCTCGTCGTCATGGCGGTGCTCTCCATCTTCCCGCTGTACTGGACGATGGTGGCGGCCTCCACCGACAACACCCGGGTCAGCCAGACCCCGCCGCCGTTCCTGCCCGGCCCGAACCTGTTCAGCAACCTCGCCCGCGCCTGGGACGAGGCGGCCATGGGCAAGGCCATGATCAACAGCCTGATCGTGGCCGGCGTGATCGCCCTGTCCACGGTGATGTTCGCGACGCTGGCCGGGTTCGCCTTCGCCAAACTGCGGTTCAAGGGGCGCAACGTCCTGCTGATGCTGGTCATCGGCACCATGATGGTGCCGCCCCAGCTCGGCGTCGTACCGCTGTTCATGATGATGTCGGAGCTGGGCTGGTCGCAGCAGCTGCCCGCCGTCATCTTCCCCACGCTGGTCAGCGCCGTCGGCGTGTTCTTCATGCGGCAGTACCTGTCCGAGGCGCTGCCCGACGAACTCGTCGAGGCCGGACGCGTCGACGGGGCGCACTCGCTGCGGATCTTCTGGAGCATCGTGCTGCCCGTGGCGCGGCCCGCGATGGCCGTCCTGTTCATGATCACGTTCGTGCACGCCTGGAACGACTTCTTCTGGCCGTTCGTGGTGCTCGACATGACCAACCCGACCGTCCCCGTCGCCCTCACCCAGCTCAGCGCCGGCTACGTCCGCGACCAGTCGCTGATCATGGCGGGCGCGCTGCTCGGCACGCTGCCGCTGCTGGCGATGTTCGTCGTCTTCGGCCGCCAGATCGTCAGCGGCATCATGGCGGGCGCCGTCAAGGGCTGA
- a CDS encoding GH1 family beta-glucosidase, translating into MVTAAQQTASAPDAARTFPKGFLWGSATASYQIEGAAAEDGRTPSIWDTYARTPGRVRNGDTGDVATDHYHRWREDVALMAELGLRAYRFSLAWPRIQPTGRGPAVQKGLDFYRRLVDELLDKGIQPVATLYHWDLPQELEDAGGWPERATAERFAEYAALAADALGDRVKTWTTLNEPWCSAFLGYGSGVHAPGRTDPVAALRAAHHLNLGHGLAVQALRDRIRADAQCSVTLNIHHVRPLTGSDGDADAVRRIDALANRVFTGPMLRGAYPEDLFKDTAELTDWSFVHDGDLRQIQQPLDFLGVNYYSPTLVSESDGTGTHNADGHGRSTHSPWPGSDRVSFHQPPGETTAMGWAVDPSGLYELLRRLSSEFPRLPLVITENGAAFDDYADPAGQVNDPARIAYLRGHLAAVHQAVVDGSDVRGYFLWSLLDNFEWAHGYSKRFGAVYVDYPTGTRIPKASARWYADVVRTGVLPGA; encoded by the coding sequence GTGGTCACCGCAGCACAGCAGACCGCGTCCGCCCCGGACGCCGCCCGCACCTTCCCCAAGGGCTTCCTCTGGGGTTCAGCGACAGCCTCCTACCAGATCGAGGGGGCCGCCGCCGAGGACGGCCGCACACCGTCCATCTGGGACACCTACGCCCGCACACCCGGCCGGGTCCGCAACGGCGACACCGGTGACGTCGCCACCGACCATTACCACCGCTGGCGCGAGGACGTCGCCCTCATGGCCGAACTCGGCCTGCGCGCCTACCGGTTCTCCCTGGCCTGGCCCCGGATCCAGCCCACCGGCCGCGGCCCCGCCGTCCAGAAGGGCCTGGACTTCTACCGGCGCCTCGTCGACGAACTGCTGGACAAGGGCATCCAGCCCGTCGCCACCCTCTACCACTGGGACCTGCCGCAGGAGCTGGAGGACGCCGGGGGCTGGCCCGAGCGGGCCACGGCCGAGCGGTTCGCGGAGTACGCGGCCCTCGCCGCGGACGCCCTCGGTGACCGGGTGAAGACCTGGACCACCCTCAACGAGCCCTGGTGCAGCGCCTTCCTCGGCTACGGCTCCGGCGTGCACGCCCCCGGCCGCACCGACCCGGTCGCCGCGCTGCGCGCCGCCCATCACCTCAACCTCGGCCACGGCCTCGCCGTGCAGGCGCTGCGCGACCGGATCCGCGCCGACGCCCAGTGCTCGGTCACCCTCAACATCCACCACGTCCGCCCGCTCACCGGCAGCGACGGCGACGCCGACGCGGTCCGCCGGATCGACGCGCTCGCCAACCGGGTCTTCACCGGCCCGATGCTGCGCGGCGCCTACCCGGAGGACCTGTTCAAGGACACCGCCGAGCTGACCGACTGGTCGTTCGTGCACGACGGCGACCTGCGGCAGATCCAGCAGCCGCTGGACTTCCTCGGCGTCAACTACTACAGCCCGACGCTCGTCTCGGAGTCCGACGGCACCGGCACCCACAACGCCGACGGTCACGGCCGGAGCACGCACAGCCCCTGGCCCGGCTCCGACCGGGTCTCCTTCCACCAGCCGCCCGGCGAGACCACCGCCATGGGCTGGGCCGTCGACCCGAGCGGCCTGTACGAGCTGCTGCGCCGCCTGTCGTCGGAGTTCCCCAGGCTGCCGCTGGTCATCACGGAGAACGGCGCCGCGTTCGACGACTACGCCGACCCCGCCGGACAGGTCAACGACCCCGCCCGGATCGCCTACCTCCGCGGACACCTGGCCGCCGTCCATCAGGCCGTCGTGGACGGCTCGGACGTGCGCGGCTACTTCCTGTGGTCGCTGCTGGACAACTTCGAGTGGGCGCACGGCTACAGCAAGCGCTTCGGTGCCGTGTACGTGGACTACCCGACCGGCACGCGCATCCCCAAGGCCAGTGCCCGCTGGTACGCGGACGTCGTGCGCACCGGTGTCCTGCCTGGAGCCTGA
- a CDS encoding alkene reductase, producing the protein MTSLFDSHQLGGLTLPNRVVMAPMSRVRAAPGGLATPSMAAHYAQRATAGLIVTEGVQPSPVGQSNPGTPGLHTDEQVASWRQVTGAVHTNGGRLFAQLMHGGRVSHPDTTGMLPVGPSAVPAVGEVFTPSGPQAPPTPRALETAEVPEHAEAFGRAARRAVDAGFDGVELHGANGYLISQFLSSNANLRTDRYGGSPTGRVRFAVEAVAATVDAVGADRTGIRLSPGGTFWGVEEADVPELYALLLGELARLSVAYVHLEATADEEVLIGLRRAWPGTLIMNPVLPMGPKQTGRAEADHWLGLGADLISFGRAFISNPDLVERLRTGLPLAPVDEATYYQGGDAGYLTYPAYQYTA; encoded by the coding sequence ATGACGAGCCTCTTCGACAGCCATCAGCTCGGTGGACTGACGCTGCCCAACCGCGTGGTGATGGCCCCGATGTCGCGGGTACGGGCTGCCCCCGGCGGTCTGGCGACCCCCTCGATGGCGGCCCACTACGCCCAGCGCGCGACGGCCGGGCTGATCGTCACGGAAGGTGTGCAGCCCAGTCCGGTCGGCCAGTCCAATCCCGGGACGCCGGGGCTGCACACCGATGAGCAGGTGGCCTCCTGGCGCCAGGTGACCGGTGCTGTGCACACCAACGGCGGCCGTCTCTTCGCCCAGCTCATGCACGGCGGGCGCGTGTCGCATCCCGACACCACGGGGATGCTGCCCGTCGGGCCCTCGGCCGTCCCCGCCGTCGGTGAGGTGTTCACACCGTCGGGCCCCCAGGCCCCGCCGACTCCGCGGGCCCTGGAGACCGCCGAGGTCCCCGAACACGCCGAGGCGTTCGGCCGGGCCGCCCGCCGGGCCGTCGACGCCGGCTTCGACGGCGTGGAGCTGCACGGCGCCAACGGTTATCTGATCTCGCAGTTCCTGTCGTCCAACGCCAACCTGCGCACGGACCGCTACGGCGGCTCCCCGACCGGCCGGGTCCGGTTCGCGGTCGAGGCGGTGGCCGCGACCGTCGACGCCGTCGGCGCGGACCGCACCGGCATCCGCCTCTCCCCCGGCGGGACCTTCTGGGGCGTCGAAGAGGCCGACGTCCCCGAGCTGTACGCCCTGCTCCTGGGCGAGCTGGCCCGCCTCTCGGTGGCGTACGTCCATCTCGAGGCCACCGCCGACGAGGAGGTGCTGATCGGTCTGCGCCGCGCGTGGCCGGGCACCCTCATCATGAATCCGGTGCTTCCGATGGGCCCCAAGCAGACCGGCCGCGCCGAGGCGGACCACTGGCTGGGGCTGGGAGCCGACCTCATCTCCTTCGGCCGCGCGTTCATCTCCAACCCCGACCTGGTCGAGCGGCTGCGCACCGGACTCCCGCTCGCTCCCGTCGACGAGGCCACCTATTACCAGGGCGGTGACGCGGGCTATCTGACCTACCCCGCCTACCAGTACACGGCCTGA
- a CDS encoding LamG-like jellyroll fold domain-containing protein: protein MSTDRQTSHQQSLHRRSLLRAAVVVPAAGAVAAGLDAAPAEAAGDGAGAAGGRFDAESPRFALAVLPDTQYLFDADSADPAPLRATFRYLAAERSAANIAFMTHLGDVTEHGTEDEIGLAADTFGVLDGRVPYSVLAGNHDIKSSTDDQRGDSAYLAAFGPDRYRSMPTFGGASPDGYNSYHVLRAAGRRWLVLALDWRVSDRGLEWAQGGLDAHPTLPAVLTTHDIAWSGDDGEARLSGNGQRLWDRLIKGNDQIFLALGGHYWPPGRTVLTNDADNDVHIHITNYQDRYYGGAGMIRTYGFDLVRNVIDVETFSPWFLARDPEQRSPLAAETVELTGPTDRFSLSVDFEARFAGFAPVTPAKPRPARAVMPRGTLAYWRFDASGTDAAGTPGAAVADGTVVRDLTGNGNDLTVRRLHSSAADALTWSADHHRGQPAHASLRFDGGKNPDRGAILTTGARAALNSEKFLRGYTIETFVRLPEPFEGDHSWMGILSWEGRNAEAGKTTGWSPLEPTCSLNLSPERFLQFVVYPHRQDADPTSWSHAVPVGRWMHIAVVNDGRRTVMYVDGSRIARNPAQASTGIATLGKPFVLGATQFDEAFGQGFYGWMGDTRIVGRPLPVEEFLAPVD, encoded by the coding sequence ATGAGCACAGACAGACAGACCAGTCACCAGCAGTCCCTGCACAGACGCTCGCTGCTGCGCGCGGCGGTCGTCGTACCGGCCGCCGGTGCCGTGGCCGCCGGCCTGGACGCCGCCCCCGCCGAGGCGGCCGGGGACGGCGCCGGGGCGGCCGGCGGACGGTTCGACGCCGAGAGTCCGCGGTTCGCGCTGGCGGTGCTGCCCGACACCCAGTACCTCTTCGACGCCGACAGCGCCGACCCCGCCCCGCTGCGGGCGACGTTCCGGTACCTCGCCGCCGAGCGGTCGGCGGCCAACATCGCGTTCATGACGCACCTCGGCGACGTCACCGAGCACGGCACCGAGGACGAGATCGGCCTCGCCGCCGACACCTTCGGCGTGCTGGACGGCCGGGTTCCCTACAGCGTGCTGGCGGGCAACCACGACATCAAGTCGTCCACCGACGACCAGCGCGGTGACTCCGCCTACCTCGCCGCGTTCGGGCCCGACCGCTACCGGTCCATGCCGACGTTCGGGGGCGCCTCGCCCGACGGCTACAACAGCTACCACGTCCTGCGGGCGGCCGGCCGGCGATGGCTGGTGCTCGCCCTGGACTGGCGGGTCTCCGACCGGGGACTGGAGTGGGCGCAGGGGGGGCTCGACGCGCACCCCACCCTGCCGGCGGTGCTGACCACCCATGACATCGCCTGGTCCGGCGACGACGGCGAGGCCCGGCTGTCGGGCAACGGACAGCGGCTGTGGGACCGCCTGATCAAGGGCAACGACCAGATCTTCCTCGCGCTGGGCGGACACTACTGGCCGCCCGGCCGCACGGTGCTGACCAACGACGCCGACAACGATGTCCACATCCACATCACCAACTACCAGGACCGCTACTACGGCGGCGCCGGGATGATCCGCACCTACGGTTTCGACCTGGTGCGCAACGTCATCGACGTCGAGACGTTCTCGCCCTGGTTCCTGGCCAGGGACCCCGAGCAGCGCTCCCCGCTGGCCGCCGAGACCGTCGAACTCACCGGCCCCACCGACCGGTTCAGCCTGTCCGTGGACTTCGAGGCGCGGTTCGCCGGTTTCGCCCCCGTCACGCCCGCGAAGCCCCGGCCCGCCCGGGCGGTGATGCCCCGCGGCACCCTCGCCTACTGGCGGTTCGACGCCTCCGGAACCGACGCGGCCGGCACCCCCGGCGCCGCCGTCGCCGACGGCACCGTCGTCAGGGACCTGACCGGCAACGGCAACGACCTGACGGTGCGCCGGCTCCACTCCAGTGCCGCCGACGCGCTCACCTGGTCGGCGGACCACCACCGCGGGCAGCCCGCGCACGCCAGCCTGCGCTTCGACGGCGGGAAGAACCCCGACCGGGGCGCCATCCTCACCACCGGCGCGCGGGCGGCCCTGAACAGCGAGAAGTTCCTCCGCGGCTACACCATCGAGACCTTCGTCCGGCTGCCCGAGCCCTTCGAGGGCGACCACAGCTGGATGGGGATCCTGAGCTGGGAGGGCCGCAACGCGGAGGCGGGCAAGACGACGGGCTGGTCGCCGCTGGAACCGACCTGCAGTCTCAACCTGTCGCCCGAGCGGTTCCTGCAGTTCGTGGTCTACCCGCACCGGCAGGACGCCGACCCCACGTCGTGGAGCCACGCCGTACCGGTCGGACGCTGGATGCACATCGCCGTCGTCAACGACGGCCGCCGCACCGTGATGTACGTGGACGGTTCGAGGATCGCCCGGAACCCGGCGCAGGCGTCGACCGGCATCGCCACCCTCGGCAAGCCGTTCGTACTGGGCGCGACACAGTTCGACGAGGCCTTCGGCCAGGGCTTCTACGGCTGGATGGGCGACACTCGGATCGTCGGACGGCCCCTGCCGGTCGAGGAGTTCCTCGCCCCCGTCGACTGA
- a CDS encoding GNAT family N-acetyltransferase, with protein MHDLADSIESREQLAAVWRVMVLDRDPDADVRDLPGIAVRWADCRFPFWNCLTLTEDGAGAGLVRRRLHQAAEIMRSKRHPGFLWVFEDLLDDEARAVLGTAAEQAGLVHAFPGTGMAGDLLPIPEPAHADLTFVRVTTDDRLRDFADLNARAYGFPVEDGRDGLARSTLWKSRVHAYLGVREGVPVSCAATVEAQGRLFVLLVATDPAWQRRGYGEAVTRKALYEGARATGTTRATLHATEAGAPVYPRIGFEPNSPMGFYALKE; from the coding sequence GTGCACGATCTGGCCGACTCGATCGAATCGAGGGAACAACTCGCCGCCGTCTGGCGGGTCATGGTGCTCGACCGGGACCCGGACGCGGATGTCCGCGACCTTCCGGGCATCGCCGTCCGCTGGGCCGACTGCCGGTTCCCCTTCTGGAACTGCCTCACGCTGACCGAGGACGGCGCCGGTGCCGGACTCGTACGGCGGCGCCTGCACCAGGCGGCGGAGATCATGCGGTCGAAGCGGCACCCCGGGTTCCTGTGGGTCTTCGAGGACCTCCTCGACGACGAGGCGCGGGCCGTGCTGGGGACGGCGGCCGAGCAGGCTGGCCTGGTGCACGCCTTTCCCGGTACGGGCATGGCGGGCGACCTGCTGCCCATCCCCGAACCGGCCCACGCCGACCTGACCTTCGTCCGCGTGACCACCGACGACCGACTGCGGGACTTCGCGGACCTCAACGCGCGCGCCTACGGGTTCCCGGTGGAGGACGGCCGTGACGGACTGGCCCGCTCCACCCTGTGGAAGAGCCGGGTGCACGCCTACCTGGGCGTGCGGGAGGGCGTACCCGTGAGCTGCGCCGCCACGGTGGAGGCGCAGGGCCGCCTCTTCGTCCTGCTCGTCGCCACCGACCCCGCGTGGCAGCGACGCGGCTACGGGGAGGCGGTGACGCGGAAGGCGCTGTACGAGGGGGCGCGAGCCACCGGGACCACCCGCGCGACCCTGCACGCGACGGAGGCCGGGGCACCCGTGTATCCACGGATCGGCTTCGAGCCGAACTCCCCGATGGGCTTCTACGCCCTGAAGGAGTGA
- a CDS encoding MerR family transcriptional regulator, giving the protein MRIGELAARSGVSVRSLRYYEEQGLLASTRSAGGQRHYTDHDVERVAFIQRLYAAGLSSRTIVELLPCVDAPSEDNSDAALERMAEERDRLSEHIADLVRTRDALDELMNGARAYRESLRGAPVG; this is encoded by the coding sequence ATGCGGATAGGGGAACTGGCGGCACGGTCGGGCGTCAGCGTCCGGTCCCTGCGCTACTACGAGGAACAGGGACTGCTCGCCAGCACCCGCAGCGCCGGCGGGCAGCGGCACTACACGGACCACGACGTGGAGCGCGTCGCGTTCATCCAGCGGCTCTACGCCGCGGGCCTGTCCAGCCGCACCATCGTCGAGTTGCTGCCCTGTGTCGACGCGCCCAGTGAGGACAACTCCGACGCCGCACTGGAGCGGATGGCCGAGGAACGCGACCGGCTCTCCGAGCACATCGCCGACCTCGTACGCACCCGGGACGCGCTCGACGAGCTGATGAACGGCGCCCGGGCCTACCGGGAAAGCCTGCGCGGCGCACCGGTCGGCTGA
- a CDS encoding nuclear transport factor 2 family protein yields the protein MSDVATDVVEAAFRYYRAQDRDAAFALYADDFSFTSPYDDHIDRTAFFERCFPTAGRMTGQRLLHVTPADEELVLVLYEYELVTGGRYRNVEAIRVRDGLIREVQVFFGGAV from the coding sequence ATGTCCGACGTGGCGACCGACGTGGTCGAAGCCGCCTTCCGGTACTACAGGGCGCAGGACCGCGACGCCGCGTTCGCGCTCTACGCCGACGACTTCTCGTTCACCAGCCCCTATGACGACCACATCGACAGGACGGCGTTCTTCGAGCGGTGCTTTCCCACAGCCGGCCGGATGACCGGGCAGCGGTTGCTGCACGTGACCCCGGCGGACGAGGAACTGGTCCTCGTCCTCTACGAGTACGAGCTCGTGACGGGCGGCCGGTACCGCAACGTGGAGGCGATCAGGGTGCGTGACGGGCTCATCCGGGAGGTGCAGGTCTTCTTCGGGGGCGCGGTGTGA
- a CDS encoding spore-associated protein: MRFTRSALSVSALAALSVGAVTALAAPASAAPNTTPQKVCGSGYKTVNSASVASLGTVYLTYNSANGRNCVATIRNNPGTALDMSAWVYVPDTEEADQDGGMYTSYAGPTYVYGKGHCVDWGGSIDNVYVQVYGSNCGALKEQRVTFTR; the protein is encoded by the coding sequence ATGAGATTCACCCGTTCCGCCCTGTCCGTCTCCGCGCTGGCCGCCCTGTCGGTGGGGGCCGTGACCGCCCTCGCGGCGCCGGCCTCGGCGGCGCCCAACACCACTCCGCAGAAGGTGTGCGGGAGCGGCTACAAGACCGTCAACTCGGCGTCGGTCGCCTCCCTGGGCACCGTCTACCTGACGTACAACTCCGCCAACGGCCGCAACTGCGTCGCGACGATCCGCAACAACCCGGGCACCGCCCTGGACATGTCCGCGTGGGTCTACGTCCCCGACACCGAGGAGGCCGACCAGGACGGCGGGATGTACACGTCGTACGCGGGTCCGACCTACGTCTACGGCAAGGGCCACTGCGTGGACTGGGGCGGCAGCATCGACAACGTGTACGTCCAGGTCTACGGCTCCAACTGCGGTGCCCTGAAGGAGCAGCGGGTCACCTTCACCCGCTGA